The genomic segment TTCCGCCCCTTGCTATAAGGGCCGTCCGGTTTTTGCGGGCATGGCGGAATCGGTAGACGCAACGGACTTAAAATCCGTCAGGGAAACCTATGCCGGTTCGAGTCCGGCTGCCCGTACCACTTCTTTTCTCAAAGTGACAAATAATAAGCCTGAACAGGCTTTGTCTACCCGTGATGTCAATCGTCGATTGGTAATTTTTGTTGGAATAGGTCCACGCGACACGTTCAACCGGATAGTCATATGCGGCAATAGGCAGGGCCGTTTTGCGAAATTGAGGCCGTCACTAAGCGCAGGGCGCGGTCTTGCCTCGCTCTTAGAGCGTCGATGCCAGGCTTTTGTGCATCAGATAGGCTCTGACTGCCGGGTCCGTCGTCAGGCCGATCGCCCGTTCCAGAGCGTAGGCGGTCTCTTCGCTGCGCGCCAGCCGCCTCAGCAATTCGGCCCGCGCCGCCCAGTAAGGTTGGTAATTGCGCACCCGCTCCAGGTCCAGTGTATCCAGCACCTCCAGCCCTTGTTCCGGTGTGGCGGCATTGGCCAGGGCGATGGCATAGGCCGTCTCGACCCCCAGAGACGGCGCCAGATGGCGCAGACTTACGTACAATTGAAGGATCGCGGACGAGAAATCGGTCCCCGTCAGTCGGGCGTCAATGTGCGCGTTCTGAATGGCGGCCATGATCTGGAACGGACCGATATGCCGGCCGGCAAAAGCCGCGTTAAGCAGCCGTGCGCCCTCGACCATGTCTTCGCGGCGCCACGTGGAGGTATCCTGTTGCGCCAAGGGGACATAGACGCCTTCCCGGCATCGGCTGTCGCGCCGGGCTTCGGAAAACAATAGCAGGGCGAGCAGGCCCAGGGCTTCCGGGGCGCGGCTGGACAGTTCCGCCGTGAGGCGGGCGAGGTCGAGACATTCGCGCGACAGGTCTTCGGTGCCAGCCCGCTGCCGGGCTTCGTCCCAACCTATGCCATAACCGGCATAGATGGCCCCGAGCACGCTGTGCAGGCGGGGAGCCAGGTCACGGGCTTCGGGAATGATGAAAGGTATGCGCGCGTCCCTTATCTTCGCCTTGGCGCGCGTCAGACGCTGGCTCATGGTAGACGCCGGCACCACGAAGGCACCGGCCAAACGATGGGCCTCGACCCGCATCACCGTGTTCAGCATCAGGGGCACGTGCAGATCGGCCGCGATCGACGGGTGCGCGCAAACGAACAACAGTTTCAGCCGTTCGTCGGGAAAGTCCGTCTCGAAAGACGCCTCGGCGACGGCGTCTTCGGGAATGAGCGCGCGCCTGTAATCATCGGCGGTTGCCCGCCGCCGGAAGGTATCGAGCACGTAGCGCCGGGCCACCTGATAAAGCCAGGCTTCAGGCACCCTTGGGATACCGCTGACAGGCCATGCCTTGAGCGCGGCTGAGAAAGCCGCGCTCAAGGCGTCCTGCGCCAGATCCAGATCGCGGAAACGGCTGCCCAGACGTGCAGCGATGAGGCCGGCGGACGACCGAAAGACCATCTCGATATCTCCGGCCGCCGCCGATCCTTGGGTCATTGCGGGGGAGGCGGCAGGCACGGGCGGATTTCGACGGAACCGCCCTTGGTCAGGGGGGCGCGGCGCGCCCATTCCAGGGCGGCGTCGAGGTCCGGCACGTCGATGACGAAGAAACCGCCGATCTGTTCCTTGGTGTCGATGAACGGGCCATCCTCCACGCGCTGGGCCGCGCTTTCGAAGCGGATCACCGTCGCCGATGACGGCGGGGTCAGGCCCGCGCCAGAAACGAATATCCCGGCTTCGCTGATGGCCCGCGAATACGCCATCCAGCCGCCCCAGTAGGCGCCGGCATTTTCATTGTCGCGATCGGCGAAACCGGCGTCGCTTTCCGCAATAAGGAGCATGTAGTGCATCTGTTTTTCCTTTTTTGTGCTGTACGCCGAAACTTAATGTTGAGCCATGGTGGGATTAGGCAATTCTTTGCGAACCTCTGTATGCCCGCCTGCAGCCAGAGGGACAAGGGCAGCGAGTCGTCTCGCGGCCTCATCGTCCGCCGCCTCGACCTGGAAATATCCGCTGAGGAGGGGCTGGCCCGTCGAAGTGGCGGCGGGGTCGCTCGCCACAGCCGCGCCGCCTCTCAGGGCGTTTTGCACCGCCAGTTGTGACGCGAAACGCGTGTAGGCCGTCCAATAGGCCTGCGCGCTTTTCGTTTTTTCGAGGCGATCCTTCAGAACCTGGGCCGGTTCGTAGACAAGGATGGTATATGGGGCGGCCTGTGCGGCCGTTGCGATAAGCGCTGCGACGACGGCGGCCGGTATAAAGGCAAGACGGGGTTTCATCTGGTTTCCTTTGGCTTTTCGAAAGCTCCGATCGGCTTCCGATAACCATGACGCGCGAACGCGTCCGGATTCGACAGGCGGATGAATTATTTTTCCTGTTATGACCCAACAGACCGATCCCACATCCAACGCGGTAGCGTCATGTTAGAGCTTTCGCTGTTTTCCGGCTTGCCAGGGATGGTAATAAATGCCCGCCTTGGGCGCGTTTCGCCCCTATTGACCGACCATGTAAAAGTAAAGGGGAATGCCTATCAGGATGTTGAAGGGAAAAGTCAGGGCGAGGCTCATCGGGATATAGATCGCCTGTTGCGCCTGCGGCAATGCCACGCGCATGGCCGCTGGAACAGCGATATAAGATGCTGAGGCGCACAGGACTGTAAACAGGAAGGCCGTTCCATCTTCCAGGCCGATGGCCCGACTGGCGATTACGCCGAGAAGGGCGCCTATCAGGGGCATATATATCCCGAAAGCCAGCAAGCTTAACGAGAACTGCCTGACGTGTCTCAGGTTCCGACTGACGGTCAGCCCCATGTCGAGCAGAAACAGGCAAAGGACGCCCTGAAACGGATCAATGAAAAGGGCGCTGACGCCGGTCAGCGTCTCCGATCCAAGAACCGCGCCGACGAGCAGGGAGCCGATGAGCAACAGGACCGCGCCGTTGGTGGCCGTCTCCGCAAGGAGGTGGCTGAACCGTTTCTGCGCGCTCTTTCCGCGCGCCAGCATCAGGCCGGAAACGATCGCCGGGGCCTCCATCATAGCGACTACCGCGACGATATAGCCTGCGAAGGCGACCTGATTCAGCTCCAGATAGCTGACGGCGGTGGCGAAGGTGACGATGCTGACCGACCCATAATGTGCTGCCGTTGCAGCCGCCGTCGGCCTGTCGAGCGAGGTGGTGAACTTCAAAAGCGCATAGCCGATCACGGGCTGGATCAGTCCAAACAGGACCCCGACGACGAGGGTTGCGGCGAATTCGAGCGTCATTGCGCCTTCGGCCCTGAGCGCCATACCGCCCTTGAGGCCTATAGCCATCATCAGGAAGATCGACAGGAACTGACTGATGCTGCGTGGCACGCTCAGGTTGGAGCGAACAAGACCCGCAAACAGGCCAAGACCGAAAAACAAAACCGGGGCCGAAACCATGCCCTGAACCAAGGAAAAATTCATCTTCACCTCCACTGGAGTGGCGGGTAGCGGAGTTGAAGTTATTCGTAAAATGGAATATTCTTATATTAATTATTCGATTTATAGATAACCGATGTCATTCAATACCGACAGTCAGACGCTGAAAGCCTTCATGGCGCTGGCCGAAACCCTGAACTTCACCCGCGCCGCCGATAAGGTGGGCCGCAGCCAGTCCGCCTTGAGCATGCAGATACGGCGCTTGGAGGACAGTGTCGGGCATGCCCTGTTTGAGCGGACGCAGCGCTATGTGAAGCTGACACATGAGGGGGAGATATTTTTGGGCTATGCCCGATCGATTCTGGACCTCCAGCGCGAAGCCTATTCACAATTGAACGCGCCGGAAATTGAGGGCGAGATCCGCCTTGGCACGCCAGAGGATTTTGCCACCCATTATCTCCCCGATGTTCTTGCCGCGTTTCGCACCCTGCATCCGCGCGTGCTGCTGAACGTTAGTTGCGACCTGACGCTGAACCTCATCAAGGCGTTCGAGCAGGGCCAGCACGATATTGTCTTGGTCAAACGCGACCCGCAGACGGTGGATGGCGGTGTTCGGGTGTGGCGTGAACCGCTGGTCTGGGTGACGGGAGAGACATTGAGGGGAGCGTCTGGCGGAGTCAATGACAAGGCGCTTACATTGGCCCTGTCCCCGCCGCCCTGTATCTACCGGGCCCGCGCTCTGGCGGCGCTGGCGCGTCAGGGCCGTAGCTGGCGCATAGGCTATACCAGCCCCAGCCTGACGGGCACCCTGGCGGCAGTGCGATCGGGGCTGGGGATCAGCGTTCTGCCCGCCAATATGATACCCAAGGGCGTCAGGGTGGTCGATCATGGGCTGGGCTTGCCTGATCTGGCTGATGCCGAGATCGCCATGTTGACCGCCGGCGGCCTGGGGCCGGCGGGCACTATGCTGGCGCGGCACATCATCGACAGCCTCGACCAGATGCGGGGGCATTAAAGGGCGCGGTTACCTCAGTGCGACTGAGACGGTCACACAGAATCCTGTGCGAGCTTGTTGAAAATGAACAGATCAGGCTTATCGGCGCTCGGTGTTTGTGCGTGTCGGGGCGCGAAATGGAAGCCGCTTGTCACAACGGACGAGTGCTTTCGATCAGCGCTGCAAACGCGATAGCCGGCGTGTAAACGCCGACCATGTAATACGGCTGATCCATAGGACAGTGCAGGGCATAGGCAGCGGCAGCAAGGGTGGCAAAGGCGATCGCCGTCATCAGCCTCAGTACCATCGGGTGGGAGGACGCGGTGAATTTCAGCCACACCGGATCCGCAAGCCTCATGCCCAGAAAGGTGGCGGCGAGGAGGGTGCCCGCACACAGGTTCGCCTGACCGAAACCGGGAGCAAAGGTCGCGGCCCAGCCCTCACGGGCGACCTCCAACGACGTGAGGCCCAATTGCCCAAGCGCAACGACCGGCAGCGGGGCCAGATCGCTCCAGTGTAAACGGCCTTCTGGTCTGGAGAGATCGACGACGACATGCAATGCGGAAAAACCGACCCACGCCCACATCAGAGGCTTCAGTATAGCTGTAGGCGGTATCCAGGCGCCGTCCTCAGCGCTGCGAAAAATATCTGGCCGTATCCCGTAGATGCTGAAAACAACTGCTAAGATCAATCCAGCGACGACGACGCTCAGAAGCAGCAGCCGCAGGGGATTGAGCGGCGTAACGGGGCGAAGATCGATTATGAGCCGCTCGATCGGGTCTCGCTGCGGCTCTACCATCTGAAGAGCCAGCGTCCGGCAAACCCGCCCAGAACAGCAGCCACCAGGTTGGGCGCCAGATAGATCAGCAGCAGATAGATCGGCGCGTCGTGGCCGCAATGCAGGCTGTAGGCGACGGTCATCAGTGCCGAGGCGGCAAACGCGCTCAGGGCGCCGAACAGGGAGGGATTGCCCGGCGCGGCGCGGCGCAACCACAGGAACCAACCGGCGCCGAGCCCGCCGAGCCCGCCGCTGAGAACGGTCAGGAAGCAGACCGAGGCGCCCCCCTTGAGGTCCGCCATGGCGGCCTGCCAGCCATGGACGACCAGTTCCGCGCCCGTCAGCGCCGCCAGTCCGCCGACCCCCAGCGCCAGAAGGGCGGTTTGAGGTTTATCTAACCGACCTTCCGGACGCGCCATCCCCTTCACCAGTCCCAGGGCCAATGCTGCCACGGCCATGAAAAACCCGGTCTTGGCGTAGGCGGACAGATTCTCATGCACGCGCCATTCGCCGACCAGCACGCGCATTTCGGGCCGTGCGCCATAGGCGGCCACGATAAGGACACTGGCCACGGTCAGGAACAGGGCCGCCCATAAGATCAGTCCGCGCGGGCTCAGGACGCTTACCGGGGCGGTCGCGCGGCTCAGATCCTCGATCAGGCGGTCGGTTTCAGGCTTACTCATCTTCATACACTTTCCGGGGCGTGCCGACGGCTTCCCGTAACTTTCTCAATCCTCTGTGGATGATGACCTTCACGGCGGCCACCGATTTGCCCGTCAGGCGCGAGACGTCGTCGAGGCTAAGCTCCTCCACCTTGTGCAGGCGGATGACACGGGCCTGTTCGACGGGCAGTTGCGATAAAAGAACCTGCACGTCGCGCCGCGCGATGGCGGCAGGCAGGCCGAGGCTGGCCTCGTCCACCGGTTCATTCTGTTCATCCAGCTCGACATGCACGTAACGGCCGTGGCGACGAACGTGGTCGATCAGCTTGTGCCGGGCGACCGCCGCGATCCACGGCATGAAGGGCGCGCCGGCATCGTAGGTATGGCGCTTTTCATGCACGCTGACGAGGGTAATCTGGATCAGATCCTCCGTATCCGGCGATTGCAGGCGCCGGCGAAAATAGGCCGCCAGCCACGGACGCAAGGCAGTGAGCAGGGCGCGGTAAGCCTCGGCGTCGCCGGTTTGCGCGGCGCGCATCTGTTCCTGCCAAAGATCCGGCTTTCCAAGGCTCATGCGTCAGACAACGGTGATGCCGCGGCCTCTGTCAAGTCCAGGTCGAATCCTGTCACCAGCCCCTCTGCGATCCAGCCCCCCAACCATTCACCCACCCTGTGCGTGGGGTCTGTGTCAGGGTGGTCGCGCGCCAGGGTTTCGCACGCGGCGGCGAACGGCAGACCAGTGTTGAGGGCGCGCACCAGATGATATTCGTCCGCATCAAGGGTGCGAAAGCGCGGTTCGAGCGCCAGCTTCCATACGCACAGTCCCGTC from the Asticcacaulis sp. AND118 genome contains:
- a CDS encoding RNA polymerase sigma factor; its protein translation is MVFRSSAGLIAARLGSRFRDLDLAQDALSAAFSAALKAWPVSGIPRVPEAWLYQVARRYVLDTFRRRATADDYRRALIPEDAVAEASFETDFPDERLKLLFVCAHPSIAADLHVPLMLNTVMRVEAHRLAGAFVVPASTMSQRLTRAKAKIRDARIPFIIPEARDLAPRLHSVLGAIYAGYGIGWDEARQRAGTEDLSRECLDLARLTAELSSRAPEALGLLALLLFSEARRDSRCREGVYVPLAQQDTSTWRREDMVEGARLLNAAFAGRHIGPFQIMAAIQNAHIDARLTGTDFSSAILQLYVSLRHLAPSLGVETAYAIALANAATPEQGLEVLDTLDLERVRNYQPYWAARAELLRRLARSEETAYALERAIGLTTDPAVRAYLMHKSLASTL
- a CDS encoding NrsF family protein, which encodes MVEPQRDPIERLIIDLRPVTPLNPLRLLLLSVVVAGLILAVVFSIYGIRPDIFRSAEDGAWIPPTAILKPLMWAWVGFSALHVVVDLSRPEGRLHWSDLAPLPVVALGQLGLTSLEVAREGWAATFAPGFGQANLCAGTLLAATFLGMRLADPVWLKFTASSHPMVLRLMTAIAFATLAAAAYALHCPMDQPYYMVGVYTPAIAFAALIESTRPL
- a CDS encoding sodium-dependent bicarbonate transport family permease: MVQGMVSAPVLFFGLGLFAGLVRSNLSVPRSISQFLSIFLMMAIGLKGGMALRAEGAMTLEFAATLVVGVLFGLIQPVIGYALLKFTTSLDRPTAAATAAHYGSVSIVTFATAVSYLELNQVAFAGYIVAVVAMMEAPAIVSGLMLARGKSAQKRFSHLLAETATNGAVLLLIGSLLVGAVLGSETLTGVSALFIDPFQGVLCLFLLDMGLTVSRNLRHVRQFSLSLLAFGIYMPLIGALLGVIASRAIGLEDGTAFLFTVLCASASYIAVPAAMRVALPQAQQAIYIPMSLALTFPFNILIGIPLYFYMVGQ
- a CDS encoding YciI family protein, encoding MHYMLLIAESDAGFADRDNENAGAYWGGWMAYSRAISEAGIFVSGAGLTPPSSATVIRFESAAQRVEDGPFIDTKEQIGGFFVIDVPDLDAALEWARRAPLTKGGSVEIRPCLPPPPQ
- a CDS encoding LysR family transcriptional regulator, giving the protein MSFNTDSQTLKAFMALAETLNFTRAADKVGRSQSALSMQIRRLEDSVGHALFERTQRYVKLTHEGEIFLGYARSILDLQREAYSQLNAPEIEGEIRLGTPEDFATHYLPDVLAAFRTLHPRVLLNVSCDLTLNLIKAFEQGQHDIVLVKRDPQTVDGGVRVWREPLVWVTGETLRGASGGVNDKALTLALSPPPCIYRARALAALARQGRSWRIGYTSPSLTGTLAAVRSGLGISVLPANMIPKGVRVVDHGLGLPDLADAEIAMLTAGGLGPAGTMLARHIIDSLDQMRGH
- a CDS encoding NrsF family protein is translated as MSKPETDRLIEDLSRATAPVSVLSPRGLILWAALFLTVASVLIVAAYGARPEMRVLVGEWRVHENLSAYAKTGFFMAVAALALGLVKGMARPEGRLDKPQTALLALGVGGLAALTGAELVVHGWQAAMADLKGGASVCFLTVLSGGLGGLGAGWFLWLRRAAPGNPSLFGALSAFAASALMTVAYSLHCGHDAPIYLLLIYLAPNLVAAVLGGFAGRWLFRW
- a CDS encoding sigma-70 family RNA polymerase sigma factor, which produces MRAAQTGDAEAYRALLTALRPWLAAYFRRRLQSPDTEDLIQITLVSVHEKRHTYDAGAPFMPWIAAVARHKLIDHVRRHGRYVHVELDEQNEPVDEASLGLPAAIARRDVQVLLSQLPVEQARVIRLHKVEELSLDDVSRLTGKSVAAVKVIIHRGLRKLREAVGTPRKVYEDE